A stretch of the Mustela nigripes isolate SB6536 chromosome X, MUSNIG.SB6536, whole genome shotgun sequence genome encodes the following:
- the CUL4B gene encoding cullin-4B, whose product MKSVCPVTSGFSSPNPSAAAAAQEVRSATDGNTSTTPPTSAKKRKLNSSSSSGSNSSNEREDFDSASSSSSTPPLQPRDSASPSTSSFCLGVSVATSSHVPIQKKLRFEDTLEFVGFDAKMAEESSSSSSSSSPTAATSQQQQLKNKSILISSVASVHHANGLAKSSATTSSFANSKPGSAKKLVIKNFKDKPKLPENYTDETWQKLKEAVEAIQNSTSIKYNLEELYQAVENLCSYKISANLYKQLRQICEDHIKAQIHQFREDSLDSVLFLKKIDRCWQNHCRQMIMIRSIFLFLDRTYVLQNSMLPSIWDMGLELFRAHIISDQKVQNKTIDGILLLIERERNGEAIDRSLLRSLLSMLSDLQIYQDSFEQRFLEETNRLYAAEGQKLMQEREVPEYLHHVNKRLEEEADRLITYLDQTTQKSLIATVEKQLLGEHLTAILQKGLNNLLDENRIQDLSLLYQLFSRVRGGVQVLLQQWIEYIKAFGSTIVINPEKDKTMVQELLDFKDKVDHIIDICFLKNEKFINAMKEAFETFINKRPNKPAELIAKYVDSKLRAGNKEATDEELEKMLDKIMIIFRFIYGKDVFEAFYKKDLAKRLLVGKSASVDAEKSMLSKLKHECGAAFTSKLEGMFKDMELSKDIMIQFKQYMQNQNVPGNIELTVNILTMGYWPTYVPMEVHLPPEMVKLQEIFKTFYLGKHSGRKLQWQSTLGHCVLKAEFKEGKKELQVSLFQTLVLLMFNEGEEFSLEEIKQATGIEDGELRRTLQSLACGKARVLAKNPKGKDIEDGDKFICNDDFKHKLFRIKINQIQMKETVEEQASTTERVFQDRQYQIDAAIVRIMKMRKTLSHNLLVSEVYNQLKFPVKPADLKKRIESLIDRDYMERDKENPNQYNYIA is encoded by the exons AAGTtaaacagcagcagcagtagcGGCAGTAACAGTAGTAACGAGAGAGAAGACTTTGATTccgcctcttcctcttcctccactccTCCTTTACAACCCAGGGATTCGGCATCCCCTTCAACCTCGTCCTTCTGCCTGGGGGTTTCAGTGGCTACTTCCAGCCACGTACCGATACAGAAGAAGCTGCGTTTTGAAGACACCCTGGAGTTTGTAGGGTTTGATGCGAAGATGGCTGAGGaatcctcctcttcttcctcctcatcttcacCAACTGCTGCAACatctcagcagcagcaacttaaaaataagagtatATTAATCTCTTCTGTGGCTTCGGTGCATCACGCAAACGGCCTAGCCAAATCTTCTGCCACCACTTCTAGCTTTGCTAACAGCAAGCCTGGCTCTGCTAAGAAGTTAGTGATCAAGAACTTTAAAG ATAAGCCCAAATTACCAGAGAACTACACGGATGAAAcatggcagaaactgaaagaagcaGTGGAAGCTATCCAGAATAGTACTTCAATTAAGTACAATTTAGAAGAACTCTATCAG GCTGTAGAAAATCTCTGTTCCTACAAGATTTCTGCAAACTTGTACAAACAGCTGAGACAGATTTGTGAAGATCACATCAAAGCACAAATTCACCAGTTCAGAGA GGATTCATTGGATAGtgttctttttctaaagaaaattgaTAGATGCTGGCAAAACCATTGCAGACAAATG ATCATGATCAGgagcatttttctgtttctggataGAACTTACGTTCTGCAAAATTCAATGCTACCCTCCATTTG ggacaTGGGACTGGAGTTATTTAGGGCTCATATTATAAGTGATCAGAAAGTCCAGAATAAGACAATTGATGGCATTCTTCTCTTGATTGAGAGGGAAAGGAATGGTGAAGCAATTGATAGAAGTTTACTCCGAAGCCTTTTAAGCATGCTCTCTGATTTGCAA ATTTATCAGGATTCTTTTGAACAACGATTTTTGGAAGAAACTAACCGGCTCTATGCAGCTGAAGGCCAAAAATTAATGCAGGAAAGAGAg GTTCCTGAATATCTTCATCATGTTAACAAACGTctagaagaagaagcagacagaCTTATTACTTACTTAGATCAGACCACCCA GAAGTCATTAATTGCCACTGTAGAAAAACAACTTCTAGGTGAACACCTAACCGCAATTCTTCAGAAAG GCTTAAATAACCTCCTTGATGAAAACCGAATTCAAGATTTATCTCTTCTGTATCAACTCTTCAGTAGAGTTCGAGGTGGGGTTCAGGTTCTCCTGCAGCAGTGGATTGAATATATTAAG gcatTTGGCAGCACTATTGTAATTAATcctgaaaaagataaaaccatGGTTCAAGAATTGCTGGATTTTAAAGATAAGGTTGACCATATAATTGATATTtgctttctgaaaaatgaaaaatttatcaaTGCCATGAAGGAAGCATTTGAGACATTCATTAACAAAAGACCGAACAAGCCTGCTGAACTTATAG CTAAGTATGTAGATTCAAAGCTTCGTGCAGGCAACAAAGAAGCTACAGATGaagaacttgaaaaaatgttGGATAAAATTATGATCATATTTAGATTTATCTATg gTAAGGATGTTTTCGAGGCCTTCTATAAGAAAGATTTAGCCAAGCGCCTGCTAGTTGGGAAGAGTGCATctgtagatgctgaaaaatcGATGCTGTCCAAACTTAAACATG aatgtgGAGCTGCTTTCACCAGCAAACTTGAAGGAATGTTTAAAGACATGGAGCTTTCTAAAGACATCATGATTCAGTTCAAACAG TATATGCAGAACCAGAATGTACCTGGGAATATTGAATTAACTGTGAATATCCTGACAATGGGTTATTGGCCAACATATGTGCCTATGGAAGTCCATTTACCACCAGAG ATGGTGAAACTTCAGGAGATTTTCAAGACATTTTACCTAGGCAAACATAGTGGCCGGAAACTTCAATGGCAGTCAACCCTAGGGCACTGTGTACTAAAGGCAGAATTTAAAGAG GGTAAAAAAGAACTCCAGGTCTCTCTTTTCCAAACCCTGGTGCTGCTAATGTTTAACGAGGGAGAGGAGTTCAGTTTAGAAGAAATCAAGCAGGCTACTGGAATAG AGGATGGAGAATTAAGGAGAACACTGCAGTCATTGGCCTGTGGCAAAGCTAGAGTTCTGGCAAAAAATCCAAAGGGCAAAGATATTGAAGATGGTGACAAGTTCATTTGTAATGATGATTTCAAACACAAACTTTTCAGGATAAAGATCAATCAAATCCAGATGAAAGAAACG GTTGAGGAACAAGCAAGCACTACAGAAAGAGTATTTCAAGACAGACAGTATCAAATTGATGCTGCAATTGTTCGAATTATGAAGATGAGAAAGACACTTAGCCACAATCTTCTTGTTTCGGAAGTGTACAACCAGCTGAAATTTCCAGTAAAG CCTGCTGATCTTAAGAAGAGAATAGAATCCTTAATTGATCGGGACTACatggaaagagataaagaaaatccAAACCAGTACAATTATATCGCATAA